The following are encoded together in the Triticum dicoccoides isolate Atlit2015 ecotype Zavitan chromosome 6B, WEW_v2.0, whole genome shotgun sequence genome:
- the LOC119324239 gene encoding glutathione reductase, cytosolic-like, protein MARKMLKDGEAPAVADADGGGGEGSYDYDLFVIGAGSGGVRGSRTAAGFGAKVAICELPFHPISSEWLGGHGGTCVIRGCVPKKILVYGASFRGEFDDAKQFGWEINGDINYNWKKLLENKTQEIVRLNGVYKRILGGSGVTMIEGAGSIVDAHTVEVTQPDGSKQRHTTKHILIATGSRATLVDIPGKELAITSDEALSLEELPKRAVILGGGYIAVEFASIWKGLGAEVDLFYRKELPLRGFDDEMRTVVASNLEGRGIRLHPGTNLTELSKTADGIKVVTDKGDELIADVVLFATGRAPNSNRLNLEAVGVEVDQIGAIKVDEYSRTSVPSIWAVGDVTNRINLTPVALMEATCFAKTVFGGQTVKPDYKDVPCAVFCIPPLSVVGLSEQEALAEAKNDLLVYTSSFNPMKNSISKRVEKSTMKLVVDAETDKVLGAAMCGPDAAEIMQGIAVALKAGATKATFDSTVGIHPSAAEEFVTMRTLTRRVSPPSKPKTNL, encoded by the exons ATGGCGCGGAAGATGCTCAAGGACGGGGAGGCGCCCGCCGTCGCCGACGCCGACGGCGGCGGGGGCGAGGGGAGCTACGACTACGACCTCTTCGTCATCGGCGCCGGCAGCGGCGGCGTCCGCGGCTCCCGCACCGCCGCGGGATTCGGGGCCAAG GTTGCGATCTGCGAGCTCCCGTTCCACCCCATCAGCTCCGAGTGGCTGGGAGGACACGGCGGAAC GTGCGTCATACGTGGCTGTGTCCCGAAGAAGATTCTCGTCTACGGGGCATCTTTCCGGGGGGAATTCGAT GACGCCAAGCAATTCGGGTGGGAGATCAACGGCGACATCAACTACAACTGGAAAAAGTTGCTGGAAAACAAG ACTCAAGAAATTGTGAGATTAAACGGAGTGTACAAGAGAATCCTTGGTGGTTCTGGCGTGACGATGATCGAAGGGGCAGGGAGTATAGTTGATGCTCATACCGTTGAAGTCACCCAGCCAGATGGTTCAAAGCAAAGGCACACGACCAAGCACATATTGATTGCAACTGGTAGCCGGGCAACTCTGGTCGACATTCCTGGAAAG GAGCTGGCTATTACTTCAGATGAGGCTTTAAGTTTGGAGGAGCTACCGAAACGTGCTGTGATTCTTGGTGGCGG ATATATTGCTGTTGAATTTGCTTCTATCTGGAAGGGGTTGGGTGCTGAAGTAGATCTATTTTATAGGAAAGAACTTCCTCTAAG GGGTTTTGATGATGAGATGAGAACAGTTGTTGCAAGTAACCTTGAAGGAAGGGGAATCCGATTGCATCCAGGGACAAATTTGACCGAG TTGAGTAAAACAGCCGATGGCATTAAAGTTGTGACAGATAAGGGGGATGAGCTCATTGCAGATGTTGTTCTTTTTGCTACAG GTCGTGCGCCGAACTCCAATAGGCTGAACCTGGAAGCTGTTGGTGTTGAGGTTGATCAAATAGGAGCCATCAAG GTTGATGAATACTCCCGTACATCAGTTCCAAGTATATGGGCTGTGGGTGATGTAACGAATCGGATTAACCTAACACCTGTTGCTCTGATGGAGGCTACTTGCTTCGCT AAAACTGTGTTTGGTGGCCAGACAGTTAAGCCTGATTATAAAGATGTACCTTGTGCTGTTTTCTG CATTCCACCACTATCTGTCGTCGGTCTGAGCGAACAAGAGGCTTTGGCGGAAGCCAAGAATGATCTTCTTGTTTACACATCAAGTTTCAACCCAATGAAGAACAGCATATCCAA ACGCGTGGAGAAGTCTACCATGAAACTGGTGGTCGATGCTGAGACCGATAAGGTACTCGGTGCAGCCATGTGTGGACCAGATGCAGCTGAAATTATGCAG GGCATTGCTGTTGCGCTCAAGGCTGGAGCTACCAAGGCGACCTTCGACAGCACC GTCGGGATCCACCCTTCTGCAGCGGAGGAGTTTGTGACGATGCGGACCTTGACCAGGCGCGTGAGCCCGCCATCCAAGCCAAAGACGAACTTGTAA
- the LOC119324772 gene encoding putative F-box protein PP2-B12, which produces MEEACEIARLPEELLSAALARTTPRDACRAAAVSPAFRAAADSDAVWAAFLPPGGLPPLADGELTAPAPPSSKKELFLRLSAGPALLPDRLVSVWLDRETGAKCYMLSARNLFIVWGDTPQYWTWIPLQDSRFSEGAELVNVCWFEIHGKIHGKMLSQGTTYAAYMVFKMDENSYGLNFPAQEASVSSGATNLTRKVCLQADDGDEDEYEYDEEEEEDEDDDEEDDDEYYRAMTDRRVVSHKENVTFPQKRADGWLELELGEFLNEGGDDGEVSISLTETKSGRWKSGLIVQGIEIRRKKSG; this is translated from the exons ATGGAGGAGGCCTGCGAGATCGCGCGCCTGCCGGAGGAGCTCCTCTCGGCGGCGCTGGCCCGCACGACCCCCCGCGACGCCTGCCGCGCAGCCGCCGTATCCCCGGCCTTCCGCGCCGCGGCCGACTCCGACGCCGTCTGGGCCGCCTTCCTGCCCCCCGGCGGCCTCCCGCCGCTGGCCGACGGGGAGCTGACCGCCCCCGCCCCGCCTTCGTCCAAGAAGGAGCTCTTCCTCCGCCTCTCCGCCGGCCCGGCCCTCCTCCCCGACAGGCTCGTC AGCGTGTGGCTGGACAGGGAGACCGGCGCCAAGTGCTACATGCTGTCCGCCAGGAACCTCTTCATCGTGTGGGGCGACACGCCGCAGTACTGGACCTGGATCCCACTCCAAGACTCCAG GTTCTCCGAAGGTGCTGAACTCGTGAATGTTTGCTGGTTCGAGATCCATGGGAAGATACATGGCAAGATGCTCTCCCAAGGCACAACCTATGCAGCCTACATGGTCTTCAAGATGGATGAGAATTCCTATGGGCTGAATTTTCCTGCCCAGGAGGCATCAGTCAGTTCCGGAGCTACCAACTTGACTCGCAAGGTTTGCCTACAAGCTGACGACGGGGACGAGGACGAGTACGagtacgacgaggaggaggaggaggatgaggatgatgatgaggaggatgacgACGAGTACTATCGGGCGATGACGGACCGGCGCGTAGTATCTCACAAAGAAAATGTCACGTTCCCTCAGAAAAGAGCCGACGGGTGGCTGGAGCTGGAGCTGGGCGAGTTCTTGAACGAGGGGGGCGACGACGGCGAGGTGTCCATCAGCCTGACGGAGACCAAAAGTGGGAGGTGGAAGAGCGGCCTCATCGTGCAGGGCATCGAGATCCGACGTAAGAAATCGGGCTGA